From one Lycium ferocissimum isolate CSIRO_LF1 chromosome 7, AGI_CSIRO_Lferr_CH_V1, whole genome shotgun sequence genomic stretch:
- the LOC132064129 gene encoding uncharacterized protein LOC132064129 — protein sequence MDLIMSLAGKGLSITPVIGKMTDKFHEEFVKKNTKEFPDFHLAVLSMVISVNEALPGKHWDVPPYQEIKNCFMEREGQPNEELKKEIVLKFLKEHIQPNKLDKFSFMIGLATPPAAMAAKKASEGVPQLKFMKSVPDILFVPGATLLALTGVRFSRIFFLQQKHLKSEDHLVERNHIGTSDS from the exons ATGGATCTGATCATGAGCTTAGCAGGAAAAG GATTGTCAATAACACCGGTTATAGGTAAGATGACGGATAAATTCCATGAGGAATTCGTGAAAAAAAATACCAAGGAATTCCCAGATTTCCATCTGGCGGTTCTCAGCATGGTCAT ATCTGTGAATGAAGCATTGCCTGGCAAGCACTGGGATGTGCCTCCGTATCAAGAAATTAAG AATTGTTTTATGGAAAGGGAAGGCCAACCCAATGAAGAACTTAAGAAGGAGATTGTCTTAAAGTTCCTGAAGGAGCATATACAACCAAACAAGTTAGATAAGTTTTCATTTATGATTGGGCTGGCAACACCCCCTGCAGCAATGGCAGCCAAGAAAGCCAGTGAAGGTGTACCTCAGCTCAAATTTATGAAATCCGTTCCAGACATTCTGTTTGTGCCTGGTGCTACATTGTTAGCTCTTACAGGAGTTAGGTTTTCCAGAATATTTTTCCTCCAGCAAAAGCATCTGAAGAGTGAAGACCATCTAGTTGAAAGAAACCATATAGGAACATCGGATTCTTAA